A single region of the Elizabethkingia sp. JS20170427COW genome encodes:
- a CDS encoding TlpA disulfide reductase family protein, producing METKKKREKIINYSLIVILLIIFFIPDVKVLVQQGMMKLGLFQPKLEKVEPSQTEQNQISMSFKNAQGEVVDLQSLEGKVVFINFWATWCPPCRAEMPTIQSLYNQFKNDDEVVFVLLEVDGNQMKAEKIMKDKQWNLPVYYSNSAIPSYFFQGTLPTTVILDKNGNKVHQTQGMADYSGQKMIDFLNSLKS from the coding sequence ATGGAGACCAAGAAAAAGAGAGAGAAGATTATCAATTATAGCTTAATCGTAATTTTATTAATTATATTTTTTATCCCAGATGTAAAAGTGCTCGTTCAACAAGGAATGATGAAGCTGGGACTTTTTCAACCTAAATTAGAAAAAGTTGAACCTAGCCAAACTGAACAAAATCAAATATCGATGTCTTTTAAAAATGCTCAAGGAGAGGTGGTAGATTTACAATCCCTGGAGGGGAAGGTAGTCTTTATTAACTTTTGGGCAACTTGGTGTCCTCCTTGTAGAGCGGAAATGCCTACAATCCAAAGTTTGTATAACCAATTTAAAAATGATGATGAGGTAGTTTTTGTATTGCTGGAAGTGGATGGAAATCAGATGAAAGCTGAAAAAATAATGAAAGATAAACAATGGAACCTTCCTGTTTATTATTCCAATAGCGCTATTCCATCTTATTTTTTTCAAGGAACTTTGCCCACAACGGTCATTTTGGATAAAAATGGGAATAAAGTTCATCAGACCCAAGGAATGGCAGACTATTCTGGCCAGAAGATGATTGATTTTTTAAACTCGTTGAAATCATAA
- a CDS encoding AAA family ATPase, with protein MNIVDLLIFEREKVDWKDVVMSEENRKSIDQLLKEFYYLDELKKYNLPVNNKVLLYGHSGCGKTMTAKAIASSLNRALLILDLSSFVSSRIGETAKNIKMVFEKAEREKAVLFLDEFDHIGKMRGNDDQDVGEMRRMVNALIQMIDQCSDRTLLIAATNHPDILDVALLRRFQVKIGYNMPDHSALDLYYDQLLKDFPEDLKHFDRKYDISYAEAKDFALTKMKESLIKTLENNL; from the coding sequence ATGAACATTGTCGATTTATTGATTTTTGAACGTGAAAAAGTAGACTGGAAAGATGTCGTAATGAGTGAAGAAAATCGCAAATCTATAGACCAACTTTTAAAAGAATTCTACTACCTAGACGAACTAAAAAAGTACAACCTTCCTGTTAACAACAAAGTTCTCCTTTACGGACATTCGGGATGCGGAAAAACGATGACAGCTAAGGCAATTGCTTCTAGCCTTAACCGCGCGCTTCTTATTTTGGACCTCAGCAGCTTTGTATCTTCAAGGATTGGAGAAACAGCGAAGAATATCAAAATGGTATTCGAAAAAGCCGAAAGAGAAAAAGCAGTACTCTTCCTTGATGAGTTTGATCATATTGGAAAAATGCGAGGCAACGACGACCAAGATGTAGGAGAAATGAGAAGAATGGTAAACGCCCTTATCCAAATGATAGACCAATGCTCGGATAGGACTTTACTTATTGCTGCTACCAACCACCCCGATATTTTAGATGTTGCCCTATTAAGGCGCTTTCAAGTAAAAATAGGTTACAACATGCCAGACCACTCTGCCCTAGATCTGTATTACGACCAGTTGTTAAAAGACTTTCCTGAGGACTTAAAACACTTCGACAGAAAGTACGACATCTCCTATGCTGAGGCAAAAGATTTTGCGCTTACCAAAATGAAAGAATCTCTTATTAAAACTTTAGAAAACAATCTTTAA
- a CDS encoding YggS family pyridoxal phosphate-dependent enzyme: MESDILHNLDIILKRIENACIKSNRNPDEVKLLMATKTVSAEKISIALKAGQCLIGENKVQEVKEKYEDLKPIPHTSHFIGHLQTNKIKDLLRCEVSCIESLDRYDAAEKLQQRLEFEDKTMDVFIQVNTSNEESKFGVAPKDAVELVKKVALLDRIKIKGLMTIGLFSAEEDKIRPCFKILKNLQQEILQLQIPNVEMKELSMGMSGDLEIAIEEGATIVRVGTAIFGKRIYPDSYYWNEGKA; this comes from the coding sequence ATGGAATCTGATATTTTACACAATCTCGATATTATTTTAAAAAGAATAGAAAACGCTTGTATCAAAAGCAACAGAAACCCCGATGAGGTAAAACTGCTCATGGCAACTAAAACAGTATCTGCTGAAAAAATTAGTATTGCCTTAAAAGCAGGACAATGTTTAATCGGTGAAAATAAGGTACAAGAGGTTAAAGAAAAATATGAAGACCTGAAGCCTATTCCGCATACTTCGCATTTTATAGGCCACTTGCAAACCAACAAAATTAAAGATCTTTTGAGATGTGAGGTTTCTTGTATAGAATCTTTAGACCGTTACGATGCTGCCGAAAAGCTACAACAAAGATTAGAGTTTGAGGATAAAACAATGGATGTCTTTATCCAAGTTAACACCTCTAACGAAGAAAGCAAATTTGGAGTAGCTCCTAAAGATGCGGTAGAATTAGTAAAAAAAGTAGCACTTCTCGATAGGATAAAAATAAAAGGATTGATGACCATAGGACTCTTTAGCGCCGAAGAGGATAAAATACGCCCTTGCTTTAAGATTCTAAAAAACTTACAACAAGAGATTTTACAACTCCAAATTCCTAATGTAGAGATGAAAGAGTTGTCTATGGGAATGAGCGGGGATTTAGAAATTGCTATTGAAGAAGGTGCAACTATTGTAAGAGTAGGTACAGCCATCTTTGGAAAACGTATCTACCCGGATAGTTACTATTGGAATGAGGGAAAAGCCTAA
- a CDS encoding metal-dependent transcriptional regulator, with protein sequence MNSLSKENYLKALFHLANHKNEILVKDLSDTLGIRMPSVNSMMKKFAAEGWVVFESYKPIILTEEGRRKAALIVRKHRLTEMFLVEKMGFGWEQVHNIAEELEHIQSEQFFDKIDQLLNFPKADPHGSPIPDKEGNIIKTNYFKLSECEEGSQVKFVALNSSSDDFLRFLNNKKLALGTEIQILETESFDKSKKVSYDGITETFSIVVLEKILVEKL encoded by the coding sequence ATGAATTCTCTATCGAAAGAAAATTACTTAAAAGCACTATTTCACCTAGCTAATCATAAGAATGAAATTCTAGTGAAAGATCTCAGCGATACCCTTGGGATTAGAATGCCAAGTGTGAACAGTATGATGAAAAAATTTGCAGCCGAAGGTTGGGTGGTTTTTGAGAGTTATAAACCCATAATCCTAACAGAGGAAGGTAGGAGAAAGGCAGCTCTTATTGTACGAAAACACAGGCTTACCGAAATGTTTTTAGTAGAAAAAATGGGCTTTGGATGGGAGCAAGTACACAATATTGCAGAGGAGTTAGAGCATATACAATCCGAACAGTTTTTTGATAAAATAGATCAGCTACTGAATTTCCCAAAAGCAGATCCTCATGGTTCCCCTATACCCGATAAAGAAGGGAATATCATTAAAACAAATTATTTTAAATTGAGTGAATGTGAAGAGGGTAGCCAAGTGAAATTTGTAGCATTGAATAGCTCTTCAGATGATTTCCTTCGATTCTTAAATAATAAAAAATTAGCATTAGGAACCGAAATCCAAATTTTAGAAACCGAAAGCTTCGATAAAAGTAAAAAGGTAAGTTATGACGGTATTACCGAAACTTTCAGCATTGTTGTTCTTGAAAAAATATTGGTAGAGAAGCTTTAG
- a CDS encoding potassium/proton antiporter, translating to MNLTTENILLVGSLLLFISIIVGKTSYKFGVPTLLFFLAVGMLAGSEGIGGIHFNDPKAAQFIGIISLNFILFSGGLDTNWKAVKPILKQGLALSTIGVLLTALILGGFVWLVTDFTIYESLLLGSIVSSTDAAAVFSILRSKSLALRSNLRPTLELESGSNDPMAYVLTLLFLSLVVNQDLSFTSMIPIFFKQMLLGAILGFGFGKISKWIVNSIKLDFEGLYPVLVIALMFITFSATDFFGGNGFLAIYICAVYLGNQDLIHKQAIYKMYDGLAWLMQIVLFLTLGLLVFPSQIVPYMGIGILISAFLILVARPASVFLSLIFFKMRLRRRFYISWVGLRGAVPIVFATYPLLAGIEKAPVIFNIVFFISVTSVLIQGTTLSIVAKWLNVALPQKVKKLTEIDKIMLNLPKSSMKEVEVNTDFFAVNKRIVDLNFPTTAFIVMIQRGERYIRPGGSTIIKENDRLMVIADKDEDFEKVTESLRYP from the coding sequence ATGAATTTAACCACGGAAAATATACTTTTAGTTGGATCGCTATTATTATTTATTAGTATAATAGTCGGAAAGACTTCGTATAAATTTGGAGTTCCAACATTGTTGTTTTTCCTTGCAGTAGGGATGTTAGCGGGATCGGAAGGTATTGGTGGTATTCATTTTAATGATCCAAAAGCAGCACAGTTTATAGGAATAATATCTCTTAATTTTATTTTGTTTTCTGGGGGATTGGATACCAATTGGAAAGCGGTAAAACCTATTCTCAAACAAGGGTTGGCTCTGTCCACTATAGGGGTGTTACTTACGGCTCTTATTTTAGGAGGCTTTGTATGGTTGGTAACTGATTTTACGATTTACGAAAGCTTGTTGCTAGGGTCTATCGTTTCTTCAACGGATGCTGCTGCCGTCTTTTCAATATTAAGATCTAAGAGTTTAGCACTGAGATCTAACCTGCGACCTACGCTAGAGTTAGAAAGTGGGAGTAATGATCCTATGGCTTATGTACTAACTTTACTGTTTCTATCCTTGGTTGTGAATCAGGATTTAAGTTTTACTTCAATGATTCCTATATTTTTTAAGCAGATGCTTTTAGGAGCTATTTTAGGGTTCGGATTTGGGAAGATAAGCAAGTGGATTGTTAACTCTATTAAGTTGGATTTTGAGGGGCTTTATCCTGTTTTGGTAATCGCGTTGATGTTTATTACTTTTTCTGCAACCGATTTTTTTGGTGGAAATGGTTTTTTGGCAATTTACATATGTGCAGTTTATCTCGGTAATCAAGATTTAATTCATAAGCAAGCTATTTATAAAATGTATGATGGGCTTGCGTGGCTAATGCAAATTGTGTTATTCTTAACTTTAGGTTTGCTAGTATTTCCTTCACAAATAGTTCCGTATATGGGAATAGGAATTCTGATTTCAGCTTTCCTTATTCTTGTAGCAAGACCTGCAAGTGTTTTCTTGAGTCTTATTTTTTTTAAAATGAGACTAAGAAGAAGGTTCTATATTTCTTGGGTAGGCTTACGAGGAGCTGTACCTATCGTTTTTGCTACTTACCCATTGTTAGCAGGGATAGAGAAAGCACCGGTTATCTTCAATATTGTGTTTTTTATTTCCGTTACTTCTGTGCTGATACAAGGTACTACGTTGTCTATCGTGGCGAAATGGCTTAATGTAGCCTTACCTCAAAAGGTGAAAAAGCTTACAGAAATCGATAAGATTATGCTTAATTTACCAAAATCTTCTATGAAAGAAGTAGAAGTAAATACCGATTTTTTTGCGGTAAATAAAAGAATTGTAGATCTTAATTTCCCAACAACAGCCTTTATTGTAATGATACAAAGAGGAGAAAGGTACATCCGACCAGGGGGATCTACCATTATTAAAGAGAATGATCGCTTAATGGTAATTGCAGATAAAGACGAAGATTTTGAAAAAGTAACAGAAAGCCTAAGATACCCCTAA
- a CDS encoding patatin-like phospholipase family protein, producing the protein MRKNKDITLVLSGGGARGLAHIGVIEELNAQGYQIKSITGTSMGALVGGLYAMGKLEEFKLWVSKLNRYSVLRLLDFSFKSGGLIKGEKVLNLLRILIPGENIENLQLPFQCVATDLQTQQAVVFNSGKIYDAIHASIAIPGIFNPIQKGEMVLVDGGVLNNIPTQFAIKTSETDKILAVNANAKIPYGEIQHSHLSSNMSMFRISNRSISLMMETIGNFNLKEYPADFMISLSRYSCELYEFYKAEQQIEYGRKVAREQLSEYPF; encoded by the coding sequence ATGAGAAAAAATAAAGATATCACACTCGTACTCTCTGGAGGTGGAGCTCGTGGATTAGCTCATATCGGTGTTATTGAAGAGCTAAATGCGCAAGGATATCAAATCAAAAGTATTACAGGAACTTCCATGGGAGCTTTGGTAGGAGGCTTATATGCTATGGGCAAACTAGAGGAATTTAAACTCTGGGTAAGTAAACTCAACCGATATAGTGTACTTAGATTGCTGGATTTCTCCTTTAAAAGTGGAGGCTTAATCAAAGGAGAAAAAGTCCTCAATCTCCTAAGAATCCTTATCCCTGGTGAGAATATAGAGAATTTGCAACTTCCCTTTCAGTGTGTCGCTACCGATTTACAGACCCAACAAGCTGTGGTCTTTAATTCTGGAAAAATCTACGATGCCATCCATGCCTCTATTGCAATACCTGGGATATTTAACCCTATACAAAAAGGAGAAATGGTCCTAGTGGATGGAGGTGTTTTAAATAACATTCCTACTCAGTTTGCAATTAAAACTTCTGAAACGGATAAGATACTAGCCGTAAATGCAAATGCTAAAATCCCTTATGGGGAAATCCAACATTCCCACCTCTCTTCCAATATGAGCATGTTTAGAATTAGCAACCGATCTATTTCTCTAATGATGGAAACCATTGGTAATTTTAACCTAAAAGAGTACCCAGCAGATTTTATGATTAGTCTTTCCCGATACTCTTGTGAATTATATGAGTTTTATAAAGCAGAACAACAAATAGAATATGGCAGAAAAGTTGCCCGAGAGCAACTTTCCGAATATCCTTTTTAA
- a CDS encoding DEAD/DEAH box helicase, producing MITFKDFELPRKLEESLDQLGITIPTPIQLKSFKPVLSGKDVMGIAQTGTGKTLAYLLPILKMWKYSKSGAPTVLILVPTRELVVQVSEILESLTENLSTRVLGVFGGVNINTQKLKFDGGVDILVGTPGRVLDLAIDNAVSLKEVKHLVIDEFDEMLNLGFRHQLTHIFEILREKRQNVLFSATMTDAVDEMLYEYFNSPQEISLARSGTPLEKIVQKGYKVENFNTKINLLKFLLEQHEDFSKVLVFANNKKHADYLFNTISEWYPDVFDVIHSNKSQNYRLRAMKKFEEGEVRGLITTDVMARGLDISDVTHVINFEIPEIPEQYIHRIGRTGRADKEGIAISFVTAKEEVPLLEIEMLMDKELAFEDFPEEVEINPKKIESEKEVVKMKNPTKAPNIELGGGAFHEKKAKNKKINLGGPTKRKPPKTKPKNRGQQKQKARKKK from the coding sequence ATGATAACATTTAAGGATTTTGAACTTCCTCGAAAATTGGAAGAATCGCTAGATCAGTTAGGAATTACCATTCCTACCCCAATACAGCTTAAGAGTTTTAAACCAGTACTTTCTGGAAAAGATGTTATGGGGATTGCACAAACAGGGACTGGGAAGACCCTAGCTTATCTTTTGCCTATCCTTAAGATGTGGAAATATTCCAAATCCGGAGCACCTACAGTATTGATATTGGTACCAACTCGCGAATTGGTAGTACAGGTTTCTGAAATCTTAGAAAGCTTAACCGAAAATCTTAGCACAAGAGTATTAGGCGTTTTTGGAGGGGTAAATATCAATACTCAAAAATTGAAATTTGATGGTGGAGTAGATATCCTAGTGGGAACCCCAGGTAGGGTATTGGATTTAGCCATTGATAATGCTGTAAGTTTAAAAGAAGTTAAGCATTTGGTGATTGATGAGTTTGATGAGATGCTGAATTTAGGATTCAGACATCAACTTACCCACATTTTCGAAATCTTGAGAGAGAAAAGACAAAATGTTCTGTTCTCTGCGACAATGACGGATGCTGTAGATGAAATGTTGTATGAGTATTTTAACAGCCCTCAGGAAATCAGTTTAGCAAGGTCAGGAACTCCTCTAGAGAAGATTGTTCAGAAAGGATACAAGGTAGAAAATTTTAATACGAAAATTAATTTGCTAAAATTCCTTTTGGAGCAGCATGAAGATTTCTCTAAAGTATTGGTATTTGCAAATAATAAAAAGCACGCCGATTACTTATTTAATACAATATCCGAATGGTATCCAGATGTATTTGATGTAATACATTCTAACAAATCTCAGAATTACCGTCTTCGTGCAATGAAGAAGTTTGAAGAAGGAGAAGTAAGAGGGTTGATTACCACCGATGTCATGGCAAGAGGTTTGGATATTTCGGATGTTACCCATGTTATTAATTTTGAAATTCCAGAAATCCCTGAACAATATATTCATAGGATTGGTAGAACGGGTAGAGCTGATAAGGAAGGGATTGCCATTAGTTTTGTAACAGCCAAAGAGGAAGTGCCCCTTTTGGAAATTGAAATGTTGATGGACAAAGAACTAGCCTTTGAGGATTTCCCTGAGGAGGTAGAAATTAATCCTAAAAAAATAGAGTCGGAGAAAGAGGTTGTTAAAATGAAAAACCCGACCAAAGCTCCTAATATAGAGTTGGGAGGAGGAGCTTTCCATGAGAAAAAAGCAAAAAATAAAAAAATTAACTTGGGAGGTCCAACCAAAAGAAAACCACCAAAGACTAAACCTAAAAATAGAGGTCAGCAAAAGCAAAAAGCTAGAAAGAAAAAATAG
- a CDS encoding BamA/TamA family outer membrane protein → MKKIIHYFEESKIDKSNKKFDISFIGGPSYSVDTKLGLGLMASGLYRIDKENLTLAPSNVSIYTNFTTSGFFSVGIDNHTIFPNDQYRIDLDTYFAYMPNLYFGRGYEAGANEKSSKFDEYRLSFKADFTTKVLPNTYVGATVTAKNIKGKNFEDSSLQPNESLSNTIIGGGYILSYDSRDFIPNPSKGILLKLEQSFYPKALGSIQSFNKIDVSARAYQQIWKGGILAFDLNGIFNNGNTPWNMLSMLGGSRQMRGYYTGMYRDKKQINSQIELRQKVYRRNGVVTWVGAGSVFDSFNHWDWKHVLPSYGIGYRWEFKKRVNVRIDYGFGKGQSGFYFNINEAF, encoded by the coding sequence TTGAAAAAAATCATTCATTATTTTGAAGAATCCAAAATCGATAAATCCAATAAAAAATTTGATATTTCCTTTATTGGAGGACCTAGCTACTCGGTAGATACAAAACTAGGATTGGGATTAATGGCTTCTGGTCTTTACCGTATCGATAAAGAAAATCTTACTCTAGCTCCCTCCAATGTATCGATATATACTAATTTTACGACAAGTGGTTTTTTCTCCGTAGGGATAGATAATCACACCATATTTCCTAACGACCAGTACCGAATAGATCTGGATACTTATTTTGCCTATATGCCGAATTTATATTTCGGGAGAGGATATGAGGCAGGAGCTAATGAGAAATCTTCAAAATTTGATGAATACCGCCTTTCCTTTAAAGCTGATTTCACTACTAAAGTATTACCCAACACCTATGTAGGGGCTACAGTAACGGCTAAAAACATTAAAGGAAAAAACTTTGAAGACAGTAGTTTACAACCTAACGAAAGCCTTTCTAACACTATTATTGGAGGAGGATATATCCTTTCTTATGACAGTAGGGATTTCATCCCGAATCCTTCCAAAGGGATTTTATTGAAATTAGAACAAAGCTTTTACCCTAAAGCTTTAGGAAGCATCCAAAGTTTCAACAAAATAGATGTAAGTGCTAGGGCCTACCAACAAATATGGAAAGGCGGAATCCTAGCTTTTGACCTTAATGGTATTTTCAATAACGGAAATACTCCTTGGAATATGTTATCCATGCTAGGAGGATCGCGACAAATGCGAGGCTATTATACTGGGATGTACCGAGATAAAAAGCAAATCAACTCTCAGATAGAATTAAGACAAAAAGTATATAGAAGAAATGGTGTAGTTACCTGGGTGGGAGCAGGATCTGTCTTTGATAGTTTTAACCATTGGGATTGGAAACACGTTCTCCCTTCTTACGGTATTGGCTACCGATGGGAGTTTAAAAAGCGTGTTAATGTCCGTATCGACTATGGTTTTGGGAAAGGACAAAGTGGTTTCTACTTCAATATTAACGAGGCTTTTTAA
- a CDS encoding phosphoethanolamine transferase, translated as MRFHLKNIQAQYLLAYYLLVSLIPSLYFLFTHPSNIFGKLCAITFPIGLVLLILSALKNTGKWYLILFPLTFINAFQIVLFYLFGDDVIASDMFLNVVTTNTSEINELLGSLLPSIALVVGLYIPPIIFAILQWKQKNFLSFSLRKKLIPIAAIILIFSFGFSLLAKKNNGSKFQYYTDVYPINAFYNLKYAYDKFNKVKNYPVSSLNFKYQATRKGENKDRQIIVLIVGETSRADNWGLYGYSRNTTPLLEKQSNLIAFPDAITQANATHKSVSMILSSNDANNYNEIYQRKGIVEAFKEADFKTICISNQAENGSFIEYFTKEADLYKTLRVTNTKTRVVENHFDNELVPLMEKEIKENPGNLFIIIHSYGSHFKYMERYPKAFQKFTPDLITNVDHFQKQRLVNAYDNSILYTDYFLSNTIDTLKKTKASTLMMYTSDHGEDLFDDKRGKFLHSSPTPTYYQLKIPMLLWYSDQYQQQHSDKIKNIHQHQSLPVNTSIIFSTLLEAADISSPYLQPHLSIINPKFSLKERMYLNDHDQAVWYQKLNLKPQDFEMIKKNKIGN; from the coding sequence ATGAGATTTCATTTAAAAAATATACAAGCTCAATACCTTCTGGCATACTATCTTTTGGTAAGCTTAATTCCTAGTTTATACTTTTTATTTACCCATCCTTCTAATATATTCGGAAAGTTATGTGCGATTACCTTCCCTATTGGATTGGTTCTTCTGATTCTTTCTGCACTTAAAAATACTGGTAAGTGGTATTTGATTTTATTCCCGCTTACCTTCATTAACGCCTTTCAGATTGTTCTCTTTTATCTATTTGGGGATGATGTTATCGCCTCCGACATGTTTCTAAATGTAGTTACGACCAACACTTCTGAAATTAACGAGCTACTAGGATCTTTACTTCCTTCTATTGCACTCGTTGTAGGCTTATATATCCCGCCAATTATATTTGCTATCTTACAATGGAAACAGAAAAACTTTTTATCTTTTTCTCTCCGAAAAAAGCTAATTCCCATTGCCGCGATTATCTTAATTTTTTCTTTTGGCTTTTCTTTACTTGCAAAAAAGAACAATGGAAGTAAATTTCAATATTACACTGATGTTTACCCTATTAATGCTTTTTATAATTTAAAATACGCATATGATAAGTTTAATAAAGTAAAAAACTATCCTGTTTCTTCACTCAACTTCAAATACCAAGCTACGCGAAAAGGAGAAAATAAAGACAGGCAAATTATTGTATTAATTGTAGGAGAAACCAGTAGAGCTGATAATTGGGGTTTATACGGATATTCTAGAAATACTACTCCCTTGCTAGAAAAACAAAGTAACCTTATTGCATTTCCCGATGCGATTACACAGGCCAACGCCACTCATAAGAGTGTCTCGATGATTCTTTCCAGCAACGACGCCAATAATTACAATGAAATTTATCAAAGAAAAGGTATTGTTGAAGCCTTTAAAGAAGCTGACTTTAAAACCATATGTATTTCTAACCAAGCAGAAAACGGATCTTTTATAGAATACTTTACCAAAGAGGCTGATCTTTATAAAACCCTAAGAGTTACCAATACCAAAACCAGAGTGGTAGAAAACCATTTCGATAATGAACTAGTTCCTCTTATGGAAAAAGAAATCAAAGAAAATCCTGGTAATTTATTTATCATCATCCATAGCTATGGGTCACATTTCAAATATATGGAACGTTATCCTAAGGCGTTCCAAAAATTTACTCCAGATTTAATTACCAATGTCGATCATTTTCAGAAACAGAGATTGGTAAATGCCTATGATAATAGTATTTTATACACCGATTATTTTTTATCCAACACTATAGATACTTTAAAAAAGACCAAAGCTTCTACTTTGATGATGTACACTTCAGATCATGGAGAAGATTTATTTGATGACAAACGAGGAAAGTTTTTGCACTCCTCTCCTACTCCTACCTATTATCAATTGAAAATACCTATGCTATTGTGGTATTCCGACCAATATCAACAACAGCATTCGGATAAAATAAAAAATATCCACCAGCATCAATCATTACCGGTTAACACCAGCATTATATTCTCTACATTGTTGGAAGCTGCTGATATTTCATCTCCTTATTTACAACCTCATTTATCGATTATTAATCCTAAATTTTCTTTAAAAGAGAGAATGTACCTTAATGATCATGATCAGGCTGTTTGGTATCAAAAACTAAACTTGAAACCTCAGGATTTCGAGATGATTAAAAAGAATAAAATTGGAAATTAA
- a CDS encoding PCMD domain-containing protein produces the protein MNTSNIRKAGITALLFSSFTLNAQKIEAIPFGNMDHWITRQVKESFVIGGHTQKLYEIGDARDSVAPNKPYVNRHSPWATSSVLATVSGITKGSVTVFPENRGNGKAARLETRVEKVKVLGVLNINVLASGTIFLGHMIEPIKDTKNPQAKLVTGIPFSKKPDFLEFDYKVTTGGASRKINGLSASGSATGTTDKAEVFILLQHRWEDAQGNVHAKRIGTGWERIFQSTSSWKNNHRIPVFYGNMTNQRGYASYMGLKNGAHAYYTRNSKGKMVPIHEDGWGDANDKVTHLIVQFSSSNGGAYIGNPNSKLWIDNVGLGYN, from the coding sequence ATGAACACTTCAAATATTAGAAAAGCAGGTATTACCGCTTTATTATTTTCAAGCTTTACCTTAAATGCACAGAAAATAGAAGCGATTCCTTTTGGCAATATGGATCATTGGATTACCAGACAAGTGAAGGAATCATTTGTTATCGGTGGGCACACTCAAAAACTTTATGAGATAGGAGATGCTAGAGATAGCGTAGCTCCTAACAAGCCTTACGTTAACCGACATTCTCCATGGGCTACTTCTTCTGTTTTGGCTACCGTAAGCGGAATTACCAAAGGTAGTGTAACTGTTTTTCCTGAAAATAGAGGAAATGGAAAAGCTGCACGATTAGAAACTAGAGTGGAAAAAGTAAAAGTTCTCGGAGTACTCAATATCAATGTATTGGCAAGCGGAACCATCTTTTTAGGGCATATGATAGAGCCTATTAAAGACACTAAAAACCCACAAGCTAAATTAGTTACAGGTATCCCTTTTAGTAAAAAGCCAGACTTCTTAGAATTCGACTATAAGGTAACTACAGGAGGAGCTTCTAGAAAGATTAACGGACTAAGTGCTAGTGGATCCGCAACTGGGACTACTGATAAAGCAGAAGTTTTTATTTTACTACAACACCGTTGGGAAGATGCCCAAGGTAATGTGCATGCTAAACGTATCGGTACAGGATGGGAAAGGATATTCCAATCCACAAGCTCGTGGAAAAACAATCACCGAATTCCAGTTTTTTACGGCAATATGACCAACCAAAGAGGATATGCTAGCTACATGGGATTAAAAAATGGAGCCCACGCTTATTACACCCGAAATAGCAAAGGAAAAATGGTGCCTATACATGAGGATGGTTGGGGAGATGCTAATGATAAAGTTACCCACCTTATTGTCCAGTTCTCTTCAAGTAACGGAGGAGCTTATATCGGAAATCCTAACTCTAAATTATGGATAGACAATGTTGGATTAGGTTATAACTAA